The nucleotide window TGCTGGACATTGGAAGACTATTCATAGGATGTGGCATTGGGCTTCTCACTTATGTGGTAATTTACAGTGAGCAGCTGCATTTGATCTGAAATTTCTGGTTCATGTATCAATTACATTTGCTTTCTCATTTCCTAATAGGTACCTGTATATATAGCAGAAATAACTCCTAAAAACCTTAGAGGAGGATTTTCAAGTGTTCATCAGGTAAAGAGAGAGACCTTCTTAAATCTGTATCAAAGAATATGCCCCTTGCTTATCTATCTGTATGCtctttttttcataatataGTTCATGGTAACTTTCGGCTCTGCAATGACATATTTTATCGGAACGGTTGTCAGCTGGCGTACACTAGCCCTTATGGGTAAATTGAATCTATTTCTCTGTTGTATGACTTCACTCAGATTGCAGCTATATGCAACATTATAATGTTAAACTTTATACTACATTTGCAGGAATGATTCCATGTCTAGCACAGCTTGTAGGCTTATTTATTATTCCAGAGTCTCCAAGATGGCTGGTGAGTCTCTATGATTCAAACTTCTGCTAGAAAACGTTTATATAATTAGCTGGTATTTGGATTGCTTTTAAAGAGGACATATGACCATATTGTAAACTTGTTTCTAAGGTTGCATATGAGAAATAAAATGCTAATGATAAATTAAGAATCAGTTAAGAACAGCTTGATTTTTCATATGAGATTGCAGGCTAAGATCGGTCAAGTGAAAGACTGCGAAGCTGCTCTACAGCGTCTTAGAGGAGAAAGTACCAATATATCTGAGGAAGCAGCTGAGATTAGAGTAACATTCAAACTCTTTGTGGCTATACATGCTTTTCGACAGAGTATAATTAACAATGTACATATTCAGGACTACACACAGAACCTTAAGCAACTCCCTGAAGGAAGATTTCTAGACTTGTTCCAGCGGATATATGCTCGTTCACTCATGGTGACCCTTACAAATAGATCCTATTCTTGTCCAGGGGCAATGTCATGGCTTTCTGATCATCTTTTGTTGGattgtttgaaactttaggttgGAGTCGGGCTGATGTTACTGCAACAATTTGGAGGGGCTAATGGAATTGCATTTTATGCGAGTTCTATATTTGAATCAGCGGgtaaaataatttctttgaaaCTGATCTAATTAAGGCAAAGCATATCAATTTAAATGTTCTGGTTTATGGCAGGTTTTTCAGCTAATGTAGGGACAATTGCAATGGCTATTGTTCAGGTAATGCAAGTGtgtataatattgttttcttcTCATATGTTTCATCTAAGACATTGGAAGTTCTTTTCTTACAGATTCCTATGACAATAATTGGAATACTATTAATGGATAAATCCGGAAGAAGACCACTTCTACTGGTGAAATGGCTATAAGGTTCTCTTCTAATGGTATTCTTGAATGCAAAACCCTTGCTGATTGTAGTCCTGTTTTTGCAGATTTCTTCTGTGGGAACTTTCGTTGGCTGCCTCCTCACCGGGGTGTCATTCTCATTGCAGGTTCCTTCCTAAAACATTGTTCATTTTCAGTACACTTGTATTTTGATGTTGTTTATCAACTTCATTTCTTATAATTTCCTGTACCATCAATGTTTAAACATTGTCAGGACCATCAGCTATGGAAAGATGTCACTCCGGTTCTGGTGTTTGTTGGTATACTGGTAAGACAATGTACAAAGAAATTTTCTCCAAATTTGTACTCAAATAGTCGTTATAACATTTTGATCAAATAGTTTGGCacactatcaaaatattataggtTGTGCAATccaaaaaacattttaatagtttataagttCACAgtctatttaatcaattttttattatcattatcaagCGATGTATAATATTCTTATATAACTAACATCTCTTTTGTGTTTTTCCAATGTCAGGTTTGACTAATAGTGTTACAGTTATCCAATTTTTGTAAGTCGAAACTAGTAATCTAGGCATGAGGTCCCTGTTTTACCAAGAATCCTGGATTGCTCCTGCACAATTAGTTGATAGTCTGTATTGTTCTCACCAGCATGAAAAGTTAACTGcttgttttgttcattttgaGCCCAATTTCTGATACTGGGGAGTAAGAATCATTATCTTTGAACTTGTCAAGTTATATCTGGAAGTATTTCATTCTGCAAATAGGTCTATAATGGATCGTTTGGGCTAGGACTTGCAGGGATACCATGGCTCATAATGTCAGAGGTTAGAGAGAACTTTATCTTGCTTAGAGAAAACCAATTGTAAGCTGAGACTTAATGCAGAGTTTGTGTTTCAGATTTTTCCCATTAACATGAAGGGTTCAGCTGGCAGTGCTGTGTCTTTGGTCAACTGGTTTAGTTCCTGGATTGTTTCCTACATGTTCAACTTCTTAATGGAATGGAGCTCTGCAGGTAATACCACACATCCTCCAAAAATAAGCTTCCGCTTGCCGACTTCCGAGACAATCTTCATACTTGTATGCTCGCATTTCTCCAGGCACATTCTTCATATTCTCTAGCATCAGCTGCTTGACTGTCCTCTTTGTGGCAAAGATAGTACCGGAGACCAAGGGGCGAACACTCGAACAAATACAGGCAGTTATGAACCCACTAACAGCTAGAAGATGAACCTGGCTTTCTTATCCAAAGGTTAAATGGTCCTATAATTCTGCAGGGATGCACTTGTGAGCGACTTGAAATGAAAAAGGTTTTTTATTATAGATTCTCAATTAGTTAGGAGGCTTTTGATTgaaaatagaagaataaaaCAGCACAATCACCTATCattcttcatcaaaatgaatctTTCAGAGAAATATTATTCTGGGTTatgaaagaataataatattttgtggACGAACAATTGATTCTAATAAATGTAAAAAGATCGATttgttattgtattatattaataaaacaaaaacaatataatgcatactcattttgattaaataaataggTTTATACTTATGTATATCATcgtgtgattagatattattttatttttaatttaaaatcaatcaattatacgATGATAGATATTAATAATCTACCTATTTATTGATCAAATCATCATGTTGACATCCATACGGACCATACCACATAGAATTCTGTTTGGAATTTAGATATATCCGCTGTCACTAGAGTCTCCACACGTCTCTATATTTCTAGATGATGAAGAGTCTCTTTATAATGAGAAACAGAAGTCACAACTCACAACAAAGCCATGCCATGTCTCATTATGTAAAATCCACCTCTTCACATGGCAACCTATTATCTCGGAACAGTTTTCTAATTAAGACTTGTTGATAAAAATAATGTCAAATACAAAGAGTTGAACACTTCTTCCTACAAATATATAAAGGAAGCTAAAAATAACCAGATGGATAGATCTGAATTATGTGATCATGAGGTCAGGTTTCATGGTGTCTTCCTCATCTTATCTCTATCTATATTTGTCCCAACGTAAGGCTCTTATGAATAGtatcctcttcttcttcttctcaattTTTCATTACCTTCTTTACTTGTCCTTCTTTCACATCTCTCCTCTCTCTACCCAACGGCCACCACCTCCCTTGCAATATAAGTAACCCTTATAAACAAGAACAAGGCCTAGGCTTGATCATCACCCCGCCAGCTGAGACTTCTGTACCGCAGCCGCTCATGATGTCGTCTACTGAAAAATTAGGGTCTGAGAGTTCGGATGAAAGGAATGTTGAAGATGGTCATTGCTTGAGAATAGAGTCGTCAAGGAGGGCTAAAGGGAGAAAGATAAAGAAGTTTCCACCTCCATTGTCGTCTTTCAACCGAAACAGTCAGCCAAGTTTCTTTCTCCGGTCTGTCAGGACAGACGGGAGACTAGTCTTAACAGCAGTTAGAAACGACCGCCCTGAGATTTTAGTTGTTTCACGGCAAAATGGACGGTTGAGACTGCATCTAAtcagagaggaagaaaaagaaacacaaatatTACCCCaggtagaagaagaagaggaggaggaggaagaaagaagaagagaaaattgcTGGGTGGCAGCTCAAGGGCGTGAGCGGAGAAGTGTTAAGGAGATGTAATGAAGTGGGTATCGGAAACCACCATAAACTGCATGTGTGGAGACACCACTGTGTGCCTACCATGTGAATTCTACGCCATTTCACATGGGTATTGAGCAGTGAATTCGAAGAAGgaacaaacaaattaacaagCCATGGCATGTCTCATCTACAattcaagaaaatcattttACAGATAATTATTTAGACCTTAAAATAATTTGACAGATGATGTGATACTTTTAATTAACATGCATGTTCTTGTTATGTTTGGGGCATTATTGATTATGCTGTACGTGTTTCAACTGGGTTAGGAGATACGGTGGAAAAGAGAGGATCCGCCATGGCAAGCGAAGAGTCAGGAGAGGGCAGGGGgaaacagagagagagagagagaagagagaagtaATCTGCTAATAATTTTGCCAACTTTAGATGGTTTGGTTGCCTAGCCTTGATGGAGGCCTGAAATTGTCTTCC belongs to Mangifera indica cultivar Alphonso chromosome 2, CATAS_Mindica_2.1, whole genome shotgun sequence and includes:
- the LOC123208716 gene encoding protein FAF-like, chloroplastic, coding for MSSTEKLGSESSDERNVEDGHCLRIESSRRAKGRKIKKFPPPLSSFNRNSQPSFFLRSVRTDGRLVLTAVRNDRPEILVVSRQNGRLRLHLIREEEKETQILPQVEEEEEEEEERRRENCWVAAQGRERRSVKEM